A genome region from Rhodopseudomonas boonkerdii includes the following:
- the ptsP gene encoding phosphoenolpyruvate--protein phosphotransferase, with the protein MRSASGGPRVLLRRLREVMAEQVSAQERLDKIVVLIAANMVAEVCSTYVLRVDNTLELYATEGLNREAVHRTVLNAHEGLVGLVASEATPLNLNDAQSHPAFAFRPETGEEIYHSFLGVPILRAGNTLGVLVVQNRAKRTYVEEEVEALQTTAMVLAEMIASGELSALAQPGAEPAARHSIHKTGAILSDGIALGHVVLHEPRVVITNYIAEDLPKEVKRLDAALTKLRADLDRMLERGDVAESGEHRDVLEAYRMFANDHGWSHKLHEAVATGLTAEAAVERVQSDTRARMLRSTDPYLRDRLHDLEDLGHRLMRQLVGQDHAPSREQMPDNAILIARAMGPAALLDYDRKKLRGLVLEEGTANSHVSIVARALGIPALGEVANAPGIADPGDAIIVDGTSGSIYIRPSQEIESAYAERVRFRARRQAQYSALRDKPCVTKDGVKVDLLINAGLIIDLPHIDDTGSAGIGLFRTELQFMVGESLPRSSDQLQLYRAVLDAAGPKPVTFRTLDIGGDKALPYMETVVEENPALGWRAIRLGLDRPGLLRGQIRALLRAGGGRALRIMFPMISEVAEFDQAKAIVERELTYLRQHGHALPERIDVGTMIEVPALVYQLDELLKKVDFVSVGSNDLFQFLFAVDRGNSKVSDRFDTLSAPILRVLRDIVRKGDAAKRHVSLCGEMASQPIGALALVALGYRSLSLSATAHGPVKALILDLDAKKAETLMTQLLDAPSGSVSIRQKLTEFAEAEGLSL; encoded by the coding sequence ATGCGGAGCGCGTCGGGCGGCCCCCGAGTCTTGCTGAGACGGCTCCGTGAAGTCATGGCGGAGCAGGTCAGCGCTCAGGAACGTCTCGACAAGATCGTGGTGCTGATCGCCGCCAATATGGTGGCCGAGGTCTGCTCCACCTATGTGCTGCGTGTCGACAACACTCTCGAACTCTACGCCACCGAAGGCCTCAACCGCGAAGCCGTGCACCGCACGGTGCTGAATGCGCATGAAGGCCTCGTTGGCCTCGTGGCCTCCGAAGCGACGCCGCTGAACCTCAACGACGCGCAAAGCCACCCGGCCTTCGCCTTCCGCCCGGAGACTGGCGAAGAAATCTACCATTCCTTCCTCGGCGTGCCGATTCTGCGCGCCGGCAATACGCTCGGCGTACTGGTGGTGCAGAACCGCGCCAAACGCACTTATGTCGAGGAAGAGGTCGAGGCGCTGCAGACCACCGCCATGGTGCTGGCGGAAATGATCGCCTCGGGCGAACTCTCGGCCCTCGCGCAGCCCGGCGCAGAACCGGCCGCGCGGCATTCGATCCACAAGACCGGCGCGATCCTCTCCGACGGCATCGCGCTCGGCCACGTCGTGCTGCACGAGCCGCGCGTGGTCATCACCAATTACATCGCCGAAGACCTGCCGAAGGAAGTCAAGCGGCTGGATGCGGCGCTCACAAAACTGCGCGCCGATCTCGACCGCATGCTGGAGCGCGGCGATGTCGCCGAGAGCGGCGAGCATCGCGACGTGCTCGAAGCCTATCGCATGTTCGCCAACGATCACGGCTGGTCGCACAAGCTGCACGAGGCGGTTGCGACCGGTCTCACGGCCGAAGCCGCCGTCGAACGCGTGCAGTCGGACACGCGCGCGCGCATGTTGCGTTCGACCGATCCTTACCTGCGCGATCGCCTGCACGATCTCGAGGATCTCGGCCATCGCCTGATGCGCCAGCTTGTCGGACAGGATCACGCACCATCGCGCGAGCAGATGCCGGACAACGCGATCCTGATCGCGCGTGCGATGGGCCCCGCGGCGCTGCTCGATTACGATCGCAAGAAACTGCGCGGCCTCGTGCTGGAAGAAGGCACGGCAAATTCCCATGTCTCTATCGTGGCGCGCGCGCTCGGCATTCCCGCGCTCGGCGAAGTCGCCAATGCGCCCGGCATTGCCGACCCCGGCGACGCCATCATCGTCGATGGCACCTCGGGCTCGATCTATATCCGCCCGTCGCAGGAAATCGAATCTGCCTATGCCGAACGCGTCCGCTTCCGCGCGCGGCGGCAGGCGCAATATTCGGCGCTGCGCGACAAGCCCTGCGTGACCAAAGACGGCGTGAAGGTCGATCTTCTGATCAATGCCGGCCTGATCATCGACCTGCCGCATATCGACGATACCGGCTCGGCAGGCATCGGCCTATTTCGTACCGAACTGCAGTTCATGGTCGGCGAAAGCCTGCCCCGCTCGAGCGATCAGCTGCAGCTTTATCGCGCCGTGCTCGACGCTGCCGGTCCAAAGCCGGTGACGTTCCGAACCCTCGATATCGGCGGCGACAAAGCGCTGCCTTATATGGAGACCGTGGTCGAGGAGAACCCGGCGCTTGGGTGGCGCGCGATTCGCCTCGGCCTGGATCGTCCAGGCCTGCTGCGCGGCCAGATTCGCGCGCTACTGCGTGCCGGCGGCGGTCGCGCACTGCGCATCATGTTCCCGATGATTTCGGAAGTCGCCGAATTCGATCAGGCCAAGGCGATCGTCGAGCGTGAGCTGACCTATCTGCGTCAGCATGGCCATGCGCTCCCGGAGCGTATCGATGTCGGCACCATGATCGAGGTGCCCGCGCTCGTCTATCAGCTCGACGAACTGCTGAAGAAGGTCGATTTCGTATCAGTCGGCTCCAACGATCTGTTCCAGTTCCTGTTCGCGGTCGATCGCGGCAACTCCAAGGTTTCCGATCGCTTCGATACCTTGTCAGCGCCGATCCTGCGCGTATTGCGGGACATCGTCCGTAAGGGCGACGCCGCCAAGCGTCATGTCTCGCTGTGCGGCGAAATGGCGTCACAGCCTATCGGCGCGCTGGCGCTGGTCGCACTCGGCTATCGCTCGCTATCGCTATCGGCGACCGCGCATGGTCCGGTGAAGGCGCTCATCCTCGACCTCGATGCCAAGAAGGCCGAGACTTTGATGACCCAACTGCTCGATGCACCGTCGGGCAGCGTCTCGATCCGGCAGAAGCTGACCGAGTTTGCCGAAGCAGAGGGGCTGTCGTTGTAG
- a CDS encoding aspartate kinase → MGRLVMKFGGTSVANIDRIRNVAQHVKREVDAGHEVAVVVSAMSGKTNELVAWCTETSPMHDAREYDAIVASGEQVTSGLLAIALQAIGIQARSWQGWQIPIKTSDAHASARIEEINGEEIIKRFAERKEVAVIAGFQGIHAETGRITTLGRGGSDTSAVAVAAAIKADRCDIYTDVDGVYTTDPRVVPKAHRMDKVAFEEMLELASQGAKVLQVRSVELGMVYNMPIFVRSSFDKPEDIDPHGTPPGTLICSEEEIMENHVVTGIAFSKDEAQISVRQIEDKPGVAASIFVPLADANINVDMIVQNVSEDGKTTDLTFTVPATDYARAKETISAAKAKIGFARIDSATDVAKVSVIGSGMRSHAGVAAQAFAALSEKQINIRAITTSEIKFSVLIDAAYTELAVRTLHTLYGLDKA, encoded by the coding sequence ATGGGCCGTCTCGTAATGAAGTTCGGCGGTACATCCGTCGCCAATATCGATCGCATCCGCAACGTCGCGCAGCACGTCAAACGCGAGGTCGATGCCGGTCACGAGGTTGCGGTCGTCGTGTCGGCGATGTCGGGCAAGACCAACGAGCTGGTGGCCTGGTGCACCGAAACCTCGCCCATGCATGACGCCCGCGAATACGACGCCATCGTCGCCTCCGGCGAGCAGGTGACGTCGGGCCTGCTGGCCATCGCGCTGCAGGCCATCGGCATCCAGGCGCGCTCCTGGCAGGGCTGGCAGATCCCGATCAAGACCTCGGACGCCCATGCCTCGGCGCGCATCGAGGAAATCAACGGCGAAGAGATCATCAAGCGCTTCGCCGAACGCAAGGAAGTCGCCGTCATCGCCGGCTTCCAGGGCATCCATGCCGAAACCGGCCGCATCACCACGCTCGGCCGCGGCGGCTCGGATACGTCGGCCGTGGCCGTCGCCGCCGCCATCAAGGCGGACCGCTGCGACATCTATACGGACGTCGATGGCGTCTACACCACTGACCCGCGCGTCGTGCCCAAGGCGCACCGCATGGACAAGGTGGCCTTCGAAGAAATGCTGGAACTGGCCTCGCAGGGCGCCAAGGTGCTGCAGGTCCGCTCCGTGGAGCTGGGCATGGTCTACAACATGCCGATCTTTGTCCGCTCCAGCTTTGACAAACCCGAAGATATCGACCCGCACGGCACGCCGCCGGGCACGCTGATCTGCAGCGAGGAGGAAATCATGGAAAACCACGTCGTCACCGGAATCGCCTTTTCCAAGGACGAGGCCCAGATTTCCGTGCGCCAGATCGAAGACAAGCCGGGCGTTGCCGCCTCGATCTTCGTGCCGCTGGCCGATGCCAACATCAATGTGGACATGATCGTCCAGAACGTCTCCGAGGACGGCAAGACCACTGACCTCACCTTCACCGTGCCGGCCACCGACTACGCCCGCGCCAAGGAGACCATTTCAGCGGCCAAGGCCAAGATCGGCTTCGCCCGGATCGACAGCGCCACCGACGTCGCCAAGGTCTCGGTGATCGGTTCGGGCATGCGCAGCCACGCCGGCGTGGCCGCCCAGGCCTTCGCGGCCCTGTCCGAGAAGCAGATCAACATCCGCGCGATCACCACCTCGGAGATCAAATTTTCGGTGCTGATCGATGCCGCCTATACGGAGCTGGCGGTACGCACGCTGCATACGCTGTACGGTCTCGACAAGGCGTAG
- a CDS encoding PH domain-containing protein: MGRYIDDILQPGEKVLYSSNLHWVVYWKGILGWIAAVVLFVASGQTLNPTLTAAGLIASGVVAVIALYFTVLAWFRRWTTETDVTTLRVVHKEGFITRRTFEIGIDKVASVSVDQSIPGRILNYGNVTLENMGDDEQKIETIASPLAFRSHITAR, translated from the coding sequence ATGGGACGCTATATCGACGATATCCTGCAGCCGGGCGAGAAGGTGCTGTATTCCAGCAACCTGCACTGGGTCGTCTACTGGAAGGGCATTCTCGGCTGGATCGCCGCCGTCGTCCTGTTCGTGGCGTCCGGGCAGACGCTGAACCCGACCCTGACGGCTGCCGGTCTGATTGCATCCGGCGTCGTGGCGGTGATCGCGCTGTATTTCACGGTGCTGGCCTGGTTCCGCCGCTGGACCACCGAGACCGATGTGACGACGCTTCGGGTGGTCCATAAGGAAGGTTTCATCACCCGCCGGACCTTCGAGATCGGTATCGACAAGGTCGCCAGCGTCAGCGTGGATCAAAGCATCCCCGGCCGCATTCTGAACTATGGCAATGTCACCCTCGAGAACATGGGTGACGACGAGCAGAAGATCGAAACGATCGCCTCGCCGCTCGCGTTCCGAAGCCACATCACCGCACGATAG
- the ubiG gene encoding bifunctional 2-polyprenyl-6-hydroxyphenol methylase/3-demethylubiquinol 3-O-methyltransferase UbiG, translating to MTTDSTFADASAASVDAAEIEKFSKLSEQWWDSRGKMAPLHKINPLRLSFIRDAACRKFNRNARSLNCLDGLRLLDIGCGAGLLCEPFTRLGADVTGIDPSATNIAAAKLHAEKGALSIDYRCTTVEELDPNERFDIVLAMEVVEHVVDVGAFLERCAAKMKPGGLMVVSTLNRNWRSFALGIVAAEYVLRWLPRGTHQWEKFVTPDELAQHLERSKLGITEQAGVSYNPIADRWSISSDMGVNYMVVAEEV from the coding sequence ATGACCACAGACTCCACTTTCGCCGATGCCTCCGCCGCCTCCGTCGATGCAGCCGAGATCGAGAAGTTTTCAAAACTTTCCGAGCAATGGTGGGATTCGCGCGGAAAAATGGCGCCGCTGCACAAGATCAATCCGCTGCGGCTGTCCTTCATCCGCGACGCGGCCTGTCGGAAGTTCAATCGCAATGCCCGCAGTCTGAACTGCCTCGACGGTCTGCGCCTGCTCGATATCGGTTGCGGCGCCGGCCTTCTGTGCGAGCCGTTCACGCGGCTCGGCGCCGATGTCACCGGCATCGATCCGTCGGCCACCAATATCGCCGCCGCAAAACTGCATGCGGAGAAGGGTGCGCTGTCGATCGACTATCGCTGCACCACGGTTGAAGAGCTCGATCCGAACGAGCGCTTCGACATCGTGCTGGCGATGGAAGTGGTCGAGCATGTCGTCGATGTCGGCGCCTTCCTCGAGCGTTGCGCGGCGAAGATGAAGCCCGGCGGATTGATGGTGGTTTCCACCCTGAACCGCAACTGGCGCAGTTTTGCGCTCGGCATCGTCGCGGCCGAATATGTGTTGCGCTGGCTGCCGCGCGGCACCCATCAGTGGGAGAAGTTCGTCACGCCCGATGAGCTTGCGCAGCATCTGGAGCGGAGCAAGCTCGGGATCACCGAACAGGCAGGCGTGAGCTACAATCCGATCGCCGATCGATGGTCGATCTCATCCGATATGGGCGTGAATTATATGGTGGTGGCGGAAGAGGTTTGA
- a CDS encoding HlyD family secretion protein produces MASSQGATVSELENRDHPEPRNDAAPKPDPRDKTDQRDRRTHDDGDKAEARPSLRERLRQHRVLTAIGLVALVVCIAFGIVYWLNARHYETTDDAFIDARSFSVAAKVGGYVTDVDVTDNQHVEAGAVLAQIDTRDYVAARDQAQAQVEQAQANIKNVEAQIFSQDAQVQQARDQADQAAAQLQFAEQEAARAQELVQKGAGTVQQQQRTKSDLQASQANDSRAKAGVISAERQIDVLKAQQKSAEAGLAQARAQLAQAELNLSYTKITAAQAGRVVKLSGAKGTLVNAGQSLMMFVPDDIWVTANYKETQVTDMRPGQPAEIRIDAYPDHKITGKVASVQPGSGTVFSLLPAENATGNYVKVVQRVPVKIVVDRWPTDVTIGPGMSVVPKVRVR; encoded by the coding sequence ATGGCCTCCTCCCAAGGTGCCACGGTTTCCGAGCTCGAAAATCGCGACCATCCCGAGCCGCGCAACGATGCCGCGCCGAAACCCGATCCGCGCGACAAGACCGATCAGCGCGATCGTCGAACTCACGACGACGGCGACAAGGCCGAAGCCAGGCCGTCGCTGCGCGAACGCCTGCGCCAGCACCGGGTGCTGACGGCGATCGGTCTCGTCGCGCTGGTGGTCTGCATCGCGTTCGGCATCGTCTACTGGCTCAATGCACGGCATTACGAGACCACCGATGACGCATTCATCGATGCGCGCAGTTTCTCCGTCGCCGCCAAGGTCGGCGGCTATGTCACCGATGTCGATGTGACCGACAACCAGCATGTCGAGGCCGGCGCCGTGCTGGCGCAAATCGATACGCGCGACTATGTCGCCGCGCGCGATCAGGCGCAGGCACAGGTCGAACAGGCGCAGGCCAATATCAAGAATGTCGAGGCGCAGATCTTCAGCCAGGACGCGCAAGTGCAGCAGGCGCGCGATCAGGCCGATCAGGCGGCCGCGCAACTGCAATTCGCCGAGCAGGAAGCGGCGCGGGCGCAGGAGCTGGTGCAGAAGGGCGCCGGCACCGTGCAGCAACAGCAGCGCACCAAGTCCGATCTCCAGGCCTCGCAGGCGAATGACAGCCGCGCCAAGGCAGGCGTCATTTCGGCCGAGCGGCAGATCGATGTCCTCAAGGCGCAGCAGAAAAGCGCTGAAGCCGGTCTCGCACAGGCCAGGGCGCAGCTCGCGCAGGCCGAACTCAATCTGAGCTACACGAAGATCACCGCGGCGCAGGCCGGCCGCGTGGTCAAACTGTCCGGCGCCAAGGGCACGCTGGTGAATGCGGGCCAGAGCCTGATGATGTTCGTGCCTGACGATATCTGGGTCACCGCCAACTACAAGGAAACCCAGGTCACCGACATGCGGCCGGGTCAGCCTGCCGAGATTCGCATCGATGCCTATCCCGATCACAAGATCACCGGCAAGGTCGCATCGGTGCAACCGGGCTCGGGCACGGTGTTCAGCCTGCTGCCGGCAGAGAACGCCACCGGCAATTACGTCAAGGTGGTGCAACGCGTGCCGGTGAAGATCGTCGTCGATCGCTGGCCGACCGACGTGACCATCGGGCCGGGCATGTCGGTGGTGCCGAAGGTTCGGGTGCGATGA
- a CDS encoding DHA2 family efflux MFS transporter permease subunit, whose product MSDTTADAGGWSPERSAAGGHNPYLIAVVVSIATFMEVLDTTIANVALRHIAGGLAVGIDESTYVITSYLVANAIVLAISGWLATVIGRKRFYMICVAVFTLASLLCGFAWSLESLVLFRILQGLGGGGMATSEQAILADSFPPQKRGQAFAIYGVAVVVAPVVGPTLGGWITDTYSWHWVFLINVPMGLISLCLVGTLVSEPSGAEAERKALLNKGLRVDITGFALVAIGLGSLEFVLDEGQRKDWFGSTMITSFAVIAAVSLLALIPWELTRKEPIVDLRLLGRRQFGACFLVMLGTGAVLISTTQMMPQMLQADFGYTALLAGLALSPGGIATLCMMPIVGRLIGVVQPKYLLVFGATVVSLSMWHLTGLNGNITYGYAAFARILLAIGLPFLFLPVTTASYDGIPPDKTNQASALINVARNIGGSMGVALAQTMLAQRQQFHQSRLIEQAAPPDIGYQRTLDQVTRYFLDHGSSQSDASSRAIGWIGQTIQRQVDLLAYIDVFWCLAIVGMIMIPIALTIKSMDLSAPPRGH is encoded by the coding sequence ATGAGCGACACCACCGCCGATGCAGGCGGATGGTCGCCGGAGCGCTCGGCGGCGGGTGGGCACAATCCGTATCTGATCGCGGTCGTGGTTTCGATCGCCACCTTCATGGAGGTGCTCGACACCACCATCGCCAATGTCGCGCTCCGCCATATCGCCGGCGGACTGGCGGTTGGCATCGACGAAAGCACCTATGTCATCACCAGCTATCTCGTCGCCAACGCCATCGTGCTGGCGATCTCCGGCTGGCTTGCCACGGTGATCGGCCGCAAGCGTTTCTATATGATCTGTGTCGCCGTCTTCACGCTGGCGTCGTTGCTGTGCGGCTTCGCCTGGAGCCTGGAATCGCTGGTGCTGTTCCGCATCCTGCAGGGGCTTGGCGGCGGCGGCATGGCCACATCAGAGCAGGCGATCCTCGCCGATTCGTTTCCGCCGCAGAAGCGCGGGCAGGCTTTTGCCATCTATGGCGTCGCCGTCGTCGTCGCGCCCGTGGTCGGTCCGACGCTCGGCGGATGGATCACCGACACCTATTCCTGGCACTGGGTCTTCCTCATCAACGTGCCGATGGGCCTGATCTCGCTGTGTCTGGTCGGCACGCTGGTGAGCGAGCCTTCCGGCGCCGAGGCCGAGCGCAAGGCGCTGCTGAACAAAGGCCTGCGCGTCGACATCACCGGCTTCGCACTGGTGGCGATCGGGCTCGGTTCGCTCGAATTCGTGCTCGACGAGGGCCAGCGGAAGGACTGGTTCGGCTCGACCATGATCACAAGCTTCGCTGTCATCGCCGCGGTCAGCCTGCTGGCGCTGATCCCGTGGGAACTGACGCGCAAGGAGCCCATCGTCGATCTGCGCCTGCTCGGCCGCCGCCAGTTCGGCGCCTGTTTTCTCGTGATGCTCGGCACCGGTGCGGTGCTGATCTCGACCACGCAGATGATGCCGCAAATGCTGCAAGCCGATTTCGGGTACACCGCGTTGCTTGCCGGCCTCGCGCTGTCACCCGGCGGTATCGCGACCCTGTGCATGATGCCGATCGTCGGCCGCCTGATTGGCGTCGTGCAGCCGAAATATCTGCTGGTGTTCGGCGCGACGGTGGTGTCGCTGTCGATGTGGCATCTCACGGGATTGAACGGCAACATCACCTATGGCTACGCCGCCTTCGCGCGCATCTTGCTCGCCATCGGCCTGCCGTTCCTGTTTCTGCCGGTGACGACCGCCTCCTATGACGGCATCCCGCCGGACAAGACCAATCAGGCTTCGGCGCTGATCAATGTCGCCCGCAATATCGGCGGCTCGATGGGCGTGGCGCTGGCGCAGACCATGCTGGCGCAGCGGCAGCAGTTTCACCAGTCGCGGTTGATCGAGCAGGCGGCTCCGCCTGATATCGGTTATCAGCGCACCCTCGATCAGGTGACGCGCTACTTTCTCGATCACGGCTCCAGCCAGTCCGATGCGTCGAGCCGCGCCATCGGCTGGATCGGCCAGACGATTCAGCGTCAGGTCGATCTGCTCGCCTATATCGACGTGTTCTGGTGTCTCGCCATCGTCGGCATGATCATGATCCCGATCGCGCTGACGATCAAATCGATGGATCTGTCCGCGCCGCCGAGGGGGCACTAG